The Planctomycetota bacterium region CTCGAAACCTTCACGCGTCTGCTTTTCGATCAGTGGGGCATCGGGCAGGCGAAGCTGGGCGACACGGCCTGGAACACCGGCATCCTGCTGCTCATCAGTCGCGACGATCGGAGGGCCCGCATCGAACTCGGGGCCGGTTGGGCGCTTGACAAGAATGCCTTGTGCCAGCAGATCATGGACGAGCAGATCATCCCGCGGTTCAAACAAGGCGACTTCTCCGGCGGAATCGTCGCCGGCGTCGAAGCGCTCAATCAGATGGCGCGCGGATTGGAACTGCCCAAGCCGCCGACGAACTGGCGGGCGGTGATGCTCATCGTGGGCTTTTTCGCGCTGATGGCGTTCACGATCGTGTCGCTGATTCGGCGGGGATCGAGCGGATGGGCGTGGTTGATGTGGGGTGTGGTCTTCAGCGTGCTGGGCTATGTCCTTTACAACATGATGACGAACTCCGGCCGGAGCGGCGGAGGCGGATTCGGCGGCGGATCGTTCGGCGGCGGGTTCTCCGGCGGCGGCGGCGCGTCCGGTTCATGGTAAAACAGGCGGAAAGTCACATGATTCGAGCAACCCGACGATTCACCGATGAGGACCGGCAGCGCGTCAATGCGGCGGTCGCGGCGGCGGAGAAACGCACCTCCGCCGAGATCGTTCCGGTCATCGCCGCATCATCAGGCCGGTACGATCGCGCGGAGGACATCGTCGGATTGTGGGCGGCGATGATCGCGATGGCGATCGTGTTCGTCATGATGCCCGTGCGCAATGACGAGCCGGGCAGTTGGGCGGGGTCGTCGATGGGCGTGACGCTACTGGTCATGCTCCTGAGCGGCGTGATCGCATTCATCATCGGCGCCGTCACGGCGAGCTACGCGTGGCGGCTCCGCCGACTCTTCACGCCGGGCAAACAGATGCGCGACGAAGCGAACGGCCGGGCGCGGCAGGCGTTCTTCGACTCGACCGTCTGGCGCACCGCCGGCGCGACCGGCGTGATGATCTACATCAGCTTGTACGAACGCCGGGCCGTCGTGCTCGCCGATCAGAGCGTCATCGACAAACTCGGCGCTCAGACGCTCGACAATCTCTGCGGCCAGCTCACCGCCGGGCTCGTCCGCACCGACGTCATCACGGCCTTGTGCGAAGCGATCGCCGCCCTCGGCGAGAAGCTCGAACCCGTACTGCCCCGCGCCGCCGACGATGTCAATGAACTGCCCGATGGGCTGGTCGTCATCGATTGAGCGGCGCATGAAAAAACCCTCGTTTTCACGAGGGTTTTGAATCACGTCGTCACCCTTCACATCACTTGCGCATCGAATAGATCGACAGCGCCGCGAACTTGGGGAACACCTTCTTGACGGCATCGGCGTAGGGCCCGGGCTGGACGTCATAGATGTCGCCTTTGAAGGCTTCGAACTCCTTGGAGTTGATCACGGGGTCGGAGAAGTAGAGCATCTCTTTCGACACGACCGAGCCGGTCGTCTTCGAGACGTATACCGGATTGTCGGCGGAGTTGGCGTTGTTGACGCCGGCGTAAACCATGATAATCGAACCGGGCCAGAGGACGGCGCGGCCCTTGTCGTCGATGCCGGCCTTGATGCGGATGTGCAGCCCGGTGTCCGCCCCAGCTTCGCCGACCGCCGCCATCTCCTTGCCCATCGGATTGCCGAACGAAGCGAAGAAGCCCATATCGACGATGATCGTGTCTGCGGCTACGTAGACCTGACCATGCTGATACGACCGGCCGACGCGATCGGAAAAGACGTTGCCCGTCGACTGGCCGGTCTTGATGGTGCCGCCCTGCTCGGTGGTGGTGATCTTCTTGTAGGTCGGCGTGTTCCACAGAGCCGACGACGGCAGCACTTCGTAACCCCGCTTCGTCAGTTCCGCCACATACTGCTTGTACAACTCCGTCGGCAGCGTCTGCTTCATCTGCTCATCGAACTTGTATTCCTTCTTGCCGACGCCGGCGAGCTGCGCCATGGCGATCAGCCCGGCGTTGTAGTCCTGCGAGCCGGTCTTGGTGACATACTCGACGCTGAATTCGGTGATGGCGATCTTCTTCGTTCCCGCCGGCAGCGACCACCATCCTTCTTTTTTCCAGTACGTCGACGCCTGGCTCTGATAGTCGTCTTCGGTGTTGAGACTGGCGGTGTTGAACGCCTTGGGCCCGCAGCTTGTCAACCCGAACATCATCCCCGCCGCCACGACAACGAACATGAAAAATCGCACCATCCCGAGTGCTCCCATGAAAAAAAATCGGGCTAATTCCCGATTCGATGTGTGAGGAAAATAAAACGGATGACCATGCCTGTCAATAGGATTTTCGCCCCTGCTTGTCGATGCGGCGGGCGGGCGTTACGTTGAACGTCCCAAGGAGGCATCGCATGGCCGGTCCCTATCGTCAGACACTCATCAGCGCATCGCAGAACATCAACATCGAATCCTTCGAACATCGCGCGCACGGCTGCGCGGTCCGCAAGCGGCGGCTGCACGGGGGGCGCAGCGAAGGCGTGGACCTCATCGAGATCGACAACGGGCGCATGACGATCCGCGTCATCGCCACGCGCGGCATGGGCATCGCCGACGTGGTCTGCGATGACATGCGGCTCGGTTGGGACTCGCCGGTCAAGGAAATCGTGCATCCGGCGTTCGTGAATCTTCAGCACCGCGGCGGGCTGGGGTGGCTCGAAGCGTTCAACGAATGGTTCGTCCGCTGCGGACTGGAATGGTTCGGGGCCCCCGGAAATGAGAGCGAACATCTGGCGAAGGCGCAACCGCCGATCGGGGCGCTGACGCTGCACGGGCGGATCGCCAATCTGCCGGCGAGCGAAGTGGAGCTTGTCATCAATGATCGTCCGCCGCATCGTGTCCGTCTGCGCGGACTGGTGCGCGAGCAGTCGATGTTCGGCCCGTGCTTGGACCTGCAAACGGAACTGAGCACGACCCCCGGAAGTTCGGCGCTGCGCGTCGAAGATGCGATCACGAACATGGGCGGGCAGACGCAGGAGTTCGGCCTGTTGTATCACGTGAACTTCGGCAAGCCGCTCTTGGAGGCGGGGTCGCAATTTGTCGGGGCGGTCGCGTCGGTGACGCCGATCAACGAGCGCGCCGCCGAGGGCGATGTCAGCGGGTACGCCCGATACGGCAAGCCGAAGCTGGGCGCGACGGAGCAGGTGTATCTGATGAAGCTGCTGGCGGATCGCAAGGGGATGACGCAGGTGATGCTGCGCAACCGGGCCGGTTCGCGCGGGGCGTCGATGGCGTTTTCGATCGAACAGCTTCCGTGCTTCACGCTCTGGAAGAACACCATCGCCGAAGTCGACGGCTACGTGACGGGGCTGGAGCCGGGCACGAATTATCCGTTCCCGCGCCCGATCGAACGGCGCATGAAGCGCGTGCCGAAACTCCGGGCCGGGCAGACGCATCGCACAGCGATCGATGTGACGATCCACACGAGCCAATCGGAAGTCGCCGCGGCGGCGAAACAGATCGCGCAGATTCAGGGCAAGCGCGAGACGCGCATTGATCGCGAGCCGCCGAAGATCTGATGATCCATCTCCATGAAAAAACCCGCCGGGTTGCGGCGGGTTTTTTGTTGGCGTGCTGAGCCGCGAGCGGCTTGCGGGGTCAGTCGAGGTTCATGGTCATGAGGAACTCGGCGTTGGTCTTGACCTTGAGGAGGCGAGCGCGGAGGAGTTCCATCGCTTCGACGACGTTCATGTCGGCGAGCACCTTGCGGAGCCGGTAGACGAGCTCGAGTTCCTTGGGGTCGAGGAGCAGTTCCTCGCGGCGGGTGCCGGAGGCGGCGACGTCGATGGCGGGCCAGGTGCGGCGTTCGACGAGGCGGCGGTCCAGATGCAGTTCGCTGTTGCCGGTGCCCTTGAACTCTTCGAAGATGACTTCGTCCATCTTGGAGCCGGTGTCGACGAGAGCGGTGGCGAGAATGGTCAGCGACCCGCCGCCTTCGATCGCGCGGGCGGAGCCGAAGAATTTTTTGGGTTTCTGAAGCGCGTTGGCGTCGACGCCGCCGGTCAGAATCTTGCCCGAGTGCGGGACCTCGGCGTTGTAAGCGCGGGCGAGTCGGGTGATCGAGTCGAGGAGGATAATCACATCATGCCCGAACTCGACGAGGCGCTTGGACTTTTCGATGACCATTTCGCAGACCTGCACATGCCGGTCGGTCTGCTCGTCAAAGGTCGACGCGACGACTTCGACGCTCTTGGGCGTGTTGCGGCGGAAGTCGGTGACTTCTTCGGGGCGCTCGTCGATGAGGAGCACGAGCACCTTGCAATCGGGGTAGTTCTTGATGATCGAGTTGGCCATCTTCTGAAGGAGGACCGTCTTGCCGGTGCGCGGCGGGGCGACGATCAGACCGCGCTGCCCCTTGCCGACGGGCGCGACCAGATCGACGACGCGCATCTCGATGTTGGTCGGGTCGCCGACGGTTTCGAGGACGAATCGCTCGCAGGGATGGAGCGGGGTCAGGTCTTCGAAGGGCGTGATTTCGTTGAGCTTCTCGGGGGCTTCGCCGTTGATGGCGTCGACGCGCAGGAGCGCGAAGTACTTTTCGCTTTCCTTGGGCGGACGGATCGTGCCCTGCACGATGTGTCCATTGC contains the following coding sequences:
- a CDS encoding transcription termination factor Rho; the encoded protein is MAKTTTRKKSDTKSRKKTEAADETITAEELDHEGAAGESSLPPAKSMMVDEEEDAETSAPAADVTVADVTSKDVARFDQDSQKRYEDVKKGAMRVADLQRMEAEELHNVAAEEGIENIKGLNKHELIFQIIKSRIAKAGLMYGDGVLEILPDGFGFLRSPEYSYLPCPDDIYVSPSQIRRFGLRNGHIVQGTIRPPKESEKYFALLRVDAINGEAPEKLNEITPFEDLTPLHPCERFVLETVGDPTNIEMRVVDLVAPVGKGQRGLIVAPPRTGKTVLLQKMANSIIKNYPDCKVLVLLIDERPEEVTDFRRNTPKSVEVVASTFDEQTDRHVQVCEMVIEKSKRLVEFGHDVIILLDSITRLARAYNAEVPHSGKILTGGVDANALQKPKKFFGSARAIEGGGSLTILATALVDTGSKMDEVIFEEFKGTGNSELHLDRRLVERRTWPAIDVAASGTRREELLLDPKELELVYRLRKVLADMNVVEAMELLRARLLKVKTNAEFLMTMNLD
- a CDS encoding DUF4432 family protein, with translation MSMRRAGVTLNVPRRHRMAGPYRQTLISASQNINIESFEHRAHGCAVRKRRLHGGRSEGVDLIEIDNGRMTIRVIATRGMGIADVVCDDMRLGWDSPVKEIVHPAFVNLQHRGGLGWLEAFNEWFVRCGLEWFGAPGNESEHLAKAQPPIGALTLHGRIANLPASEVELVINDRPPHRVRLRGLVREQSMFGPCLDLQTELSTTPGSSALRVEDAITNMGGQTQEFGLLYHVNFGKPLLEAGSQFVGAVASVTPINERAAEGDVSGYARYGKPKLGATEQVYLMKLLADRKGMTQVMLRNRAGSRGASMAFSIEQLPCFTLWKNTIAEVDGYVTGLEPGTNYPFPRPIERRMKRVPKLRAGQTHRTAIDVTIHTSQSEVAAAAKQIAQIQGKRETRIDREPPKI